A single genomic interval of Dysidea avara chromosome 6, odDysAvar1.4, whole genome shotgun sequence harbors:
- the LOC136258013 gene encoding uncharacterized protein isoform X1, whose translation MEQLTRLQTSRRAYRSHVTRILNKVDETLDKEIDELALTYLTTAVSQLEKKHEQITKLDEQIAELIQDPGELEEAIMDSEEGQDLIIENINKLKKQVELFSKQPRPATPSSQQETIEDNNDATQESHQDIVSSVASSQSTSMHDSNVVNESSVTSVDNQSVSNVDIELPKVCGSPPTSNISSTLTFSMLNSTSVSVSSISYPSVSYVHSLGPPPLLPRSTEAVSPHPLAPLYSIPSALPTLSHLNLDTSQPSSRLPIVSTRSIEPLMITPITTAPEVPNHTPQFAASRLPKLTLPMFSGHPLEWLTFWDSFRAAIHSNPNLSGVQKFNYLKAQLQGDAAKVIAGFPLSDHNYLHAVAILQERFGQTEQLIDTHMRALLELPRSTNSLYSLCNFHDTVESHTRGLSSLGKSGETYGDLLVTVIREKLPKEVKLNIARSKTTPEWSLPQLMSAVLKEVRILECGTHNSPLGSSQSTAAFLIGSKPNHIHKKQDKGPPSCIFCKGPHATHQCTVITDQQRRLDIVNANTTQVCAMEVKIILLLYQ comes from the coding sequence ATGGAGCAGCTGACTCGCCTACAGACTTCTCGTAGAGCGTATCGTTCGCACGTCACGCGAATCCTCAACAAGGTAGATGAAACCCTCGACAAGGAGATCGATGAACTAGCCCTTACCTACCTTACCACTGCCGTCTCGCAACTAGAAAAGAAGCATGAACAGATTACCAAGCTGGATGAACAGATCGCAGAACTGATTCAGGATCCAGGCGAGCTAGAAGAGGCAATCATGGACTCTGAGGAGGGGCAAGATCTTATTATTGAGAACATCAATAAGCTGAAGAAGCAAGTGGAGCTTTTTTCAAAGCAGCCTCGTCCTGCTACACCATCATCCCAACAAGAGACAATTGAAGATAACAATGATGCAACCCAGGAATCACACCAGGACATTGTGAGTAGTGTAGCTAGCTCCCAATCAACAAGTATGCATGACAGTAATGTTGTTAATGAATCTTCAGTCACAAGTGTTGATAACCAATCAGTTTCAAATGTTGATATTGAATTACCAAAAGTGTGTGGTAGCCCTCCAACCAGTAACATCTCTTCAACACTTACATTTTCAATGCTCAATTCAACCTCAGTTTCTGTTTCATCAATTTCTTACCCATCAGTGAGCTATGTCCACAGTTTGGGGCCTCCTCCATTACTTCCAAGAAGCACTGAAGCAGTTAGCCCCCATCCACTAGCTCCCTTATATTCTATACCGTCAGCTTTACCGACATTGTCTCATCTCAACCTGGACACTAGTCAACCCTCCAGCAGACTCCCCATAGTGAGTACTAGAAGTATTGAACCCCTGATGATAACACCTATTACTACCGCACCAGAAGTTCCCAATCATACTCCGCAGTTTGCTGCGAGCAGGTTACCTAAGTTAACTCTACCGATGTTTTCTGGACACCCCTTAGAATGGCTAACTTTTTGGGATTCCTTCCGAGCTGCCATCCACTCCAATCCCAATCTAAGTGGTGTGcagaaattcaattatttgaagGCCCAACTGCAAGGGGATGCAGCTAAGGTTATTGCAGGGTTTCCTCTCAGTGATCACAATTACCTACATGCAGTGGCTATTCTACAAGAACGTTTTGGCCAAACTGAACAGTTAATTGATACACACATGCGAGCTCTGTTGGAACTGCCGAGGTCCACAAACTCACTGTACAGTTTATGCAACTTTCACGACACTGTGGAAAGTCATACTCGTGGCTTATCTTCCCTTGGGAAATCTGGAGAGACATATGGAGACCTACTAGTCACTGTTATTCGTGAAAAGCTTCCTAAAGAGGTCAAATTGAACATAGCTAGATCGAAGACCACCCCAGAATGGTCATTACCTCAGTTAATGTCAGCTGTCCTTAAAGAGGTTCGGATATTAGAGTGTGGGACCCACAATTCACCTTTGGGTTCATCCCAATCTACAGCTGCATTCCTAATTGGCTCTAAACCCAATCATATTCACAAAAAACAAGATAAAGGGCCGCCATCATGTATTTTCTGTAAAGGGCCTCATGCCACACACCAATGTACTGTCATAACTGACCAGCAGAGACGTCTAGACATTGTAAACGCAAACACCACACAAGTCTGTGCAATGGAGGTCAAGATCATACTACTACTGTACCAATGA